One region of Lagopus muta isolate bLagMut1 chromosome 13, bLagMut1 primary, whole genome shotgun sequence genomic DNA includes:
- the LOC125699790 gene encoding brain-specific homeobox/POU domain protein 3 encodes MMSMNSKQAFSMHPILHEPKYPHLHTSSEAIRRACLPAPQIQGNIFAGFDETLLRGAEALAAVDIVSQKTHPFKPDATYHTMSSVSCTPTSSSVHLHHPSVLTTHHPHHHHHQPAQGLEGELLDHLNSALPLGGVPGPDVGSTPSHPHSHMSAINHMAHHSQPMNMSHPHGLASHAVISGPETETDPRELESFAERFKQRRIKLGVTQADVGSALANLKIPGVGCLSQSTICRFESLTLSHNNMVALKPILEAWLEEAERAQREKMTKPEIYTGGDKKRKRTSIAAPEKRSLEAYFAVQPRPSSEKIAAIAEKLDLKKNVVRVWFCNQRQKQKRMKFSATY; translated from the exons ATGATGTCCATGAACAGCAAACAAGCTTTCAGCATGCACCCCATCCTGCACGAGCCCAAGTACCCCCACCTGCACACCAGCTCCGAAGCCATCCGCAGAGCCTGCCTGCCCGCCCCCCAG ATCCAGGGTAACATTTTTGCGGGCTTTGATGAGACCTTGCTGCGGGGCGCCGAGGCTCTGGCCGCTGTGGATATAGTATCGCAGAAAACCCACCCGTTCAAGCCGGATGCCACCTACCACACCATGAGCAGCGTGTCCTGCACTCCTACCTCGTCCTCCGTGCACCTGCACCACCCGTCCGTGCTGACCACCCACCACccccaccaccatcaccaccagcCTGCACAGGGCCTGGAAGGAGAGCTCCTGGACCACCTCAACTCTGCCCTCCCCCTGGGAGGGGTGCCGGGTCCCGACGTGGGCTCCACGCCGTCCCACCCTCATTCCCACATGTCGGCCATTAACCACATGGCCCACCACTCCCAACCTATGAACATGTCCCACCCCCACGGCCTGGCGTCCCACGCCGTCATCTCGGGCCCCGAGACAGAGACGGACCCGCGGGAGCTGGAGTCCTTCGCCGAGCGCTTCAAGCAGCGGAGGATCAAGCTGGGGGTGACCCAGGCAGATGTTGGGTCTGCGTTGGCCAACCTGAAGATCCCCGGGGTGGGCTGCCTTAGCCAAAGCACAATCTGTAGATTTGAGTCCCTCACCTTATCCCACAACAACATGGTGGCCCTCAAACCCATCCTAGAAGCCTGGCTGGAGGAGGCCGAGCGGGCCCAGAGGGAGAAAATGACCAAACCAGAGATCTACACGGGAGGCGACAAGAAACGCAAGCGCACCTCTATCGCTGCCCCCGAAAAGCGCTCGCTGGAGGCTTACTTTGCCGTGCAGCCGCGGCCCTCCTCGGAGAAAATCGCCGCCATCGCCGAGAAGTTAGACTTGAAGAAGAATGTGGTGAGGGTCTGGTTTTGCAATcagagacagaagcagaaaaggatGAAATTTTCTGCCACTTACTGA